One Bartonella kosoyi DNA segment encodes these proteins:
- a CDS encoding Gfo/Idh/MocA family protein: MVPRVAVLGCGHWGGNHIKTLHSLGALAAVSDIDSDRAVRFATMYDVEAVAPDDLFAQQDIDALVLALPPQFHTQNVLRAVKNGKDVLVEKPIALNVADAKRQVQEADAYGRIFMVGHILRFHPTFEKMYELVKKGELGEVRYIYSHRLGFGKFHTHSDALWDLAPHDLSMILALTGCEPSKIRGEGAAVVDQISDFSHIHMTFPNGVQSHLFASRLSPYRERRLTVVGTKAMLVFDDMEPWSRKLAMHHFAIWKENQEWAFSMDELNYIDVCEDLPLTRELRHFLHCIETRQSPRTNGGDAIAILRILTAAGVNYDR, from the coding sequence ATGGTGCCACGTGTAGCGGTTTTAGGATGCGGCCATTGGGGTGGAAATCATATAAAGACACTCCATTCTCTTGGGGCTTTAGCAGCAGTTTCTGATATTGATAGCGATCGTGCTGTTCGTTTTGCCACGATGTATGATGTAGAGGCTGTTGCACCAGATGATCTTTTTGCTCAGCAAGATATTGATGCGCTGGTGCTAGCGTTGCCTCCACAATTTCATACACAAAATGTGCTGCGTGCTGTTAAAAATGGTAAAGATGTTTTGGTGGAAAAGCCAATAGCTCTAAATGTTGCTGATGCTAAACGCCAGGTTCAGGAAGCAGATGCCTATGGGCGGATTTTTATGGTGGGCCATATTTTACGGTTTCATCCGACTTTTGAAAAAATGTATGAATTGGTGAAAAAGGGGGAATTGGGGGAGGTGCGATATATTTATTCTCATCGGTTAGGCTTTGGAAAATTTCATACACACAGTGATGCTTTATGGGATCTTGCCCCTCATGATCTCTCAATGATTTTAGCATTGACAGGATGTGAACCCTCCAAAATTCGCGGTGAGGGGGCTGCTGTCGTTGATCAGATTTCCGATTTTTCCCATATTCATATGACTTTTCCAAATGGTGTACAGAGTCATCTTTTTGCTTCACGCTTGAGTCCTTATCGTGAAAGGCGTTTAACTGTTGTTGGAACAAAGGCTATGCTCGTTTTTGATGATATGGAACCGTGGAGCCGTAAATTGGCAATGCACCACTTTGCCATTTGGAAAGAGAATCAAGAGTGGGCTTTTAGCATGGATGAGCTGAATTACATTGATGTTTGTGAAGATTTGCCGCTTACTCGCGAATTACGGCACTTTCTTCATTGTATTGAAACGCGTCAATCACCTCGTACAAATGGTGGTGATGCTATTGCGATTTTACGGATTTTAACAGCTGCTGGTGTCAATTATGATAGATAA
- a CDS encoding phage late control D family protein: MGLMRTHPFIVVKVGEKPVHEVFYQRLLTATITDNAGNEADTFEAEFDDSGNDLEIPSSNSALHVTFGYQDSIRAFMGRFVVETVISCGGSDGEILRLCGKSASMCAEIKEQASEHFDHKTIAEIVETLAKRHGYQAKVSPQLTKQTLPYVVRTDQSAIDFLTRLADRMRARFLIKDHKFLFLSGDNLPLQTIHQHECSHWEFTLEPRTQYGIIEASYFDRAKGQQCQVKHQTGFTGPIRRLRSCYPSQEEAQAAAASESDRLCRAVGSGSLTLAGYPEIMAGQPLLLQGFRGEINGPWKAATVTHRYEKQSGYITEITFEAPDKGNKTGEKKTSE, encoded by the coding sequence ATGGGATTAATGCGCACACACCCTTTTATTGTGGTTAAGGTGGGAGAAAAACCTGTTCATGAAGTTTTTTACCAACGTCTTTTAACGGCAACCATCACAGACAATGCGGGTAATGAAGCCGATACATTCGAGGCGGAATTTGATGATAGCGGCAATGATTTAGAGATTCCCTCCAGTAACAGTGCGCTCCATGTCACCTTTGGCTATCAGGACAGCATTCGTGCCTTTATGGGGCGTTTTGTTGTGGAGACGGTGATCAGTTGTGGGGGCAGTGATGGAGAGATTTTGCGCCTTTGTGGCAAAAGTGCCTCGATGTGTGCGGAGATCAAAGAACAGGCGAGTGAACATTTTGACCACAAAACCATTGCTGAGATTGTTGAGACCCTTGCCAAACGCCATGGTTATCAAGCAAAGGTCAGTCCACAATTGACCAAACAAACCTTGCCTTATGTGGTGCGCACCGATCAATCGGCGATTGATTTTTTAACTAGGCTTGCGGATCGCATGCGGGCGCGTTTTTTAATCAAAGACCATAAGTTTTTATTTTTAAGCGGGGACAATCTCCCCCTCCAGACCATTCATCAACATGAGTGTTCCCATTGGGAATTCACCCTAGAGCCGCGTACGCAATACGGCATCATTGAAGCTTCTTATTTTGATCGCGCAAAAGGGCAACAATGCCAAGTCAAGCATCAAACAGGGTTTACTGGCCCCATTCGCCGTCTGCGCAGTTGTTATCCAAGTCAAGAAGAAGCACAAGCGGCGGCTGCTTCCGAGTCGGATCGCTTATGCCGTGCTGTAGGCAGTGGCTCCTTAACTCTTGCGGGATACCCTGAAATCATGGCGGGTCAACCGCTTCTCCTGCAAGGGTTTCGAGGCGAAATCAATGGTCCATGGAAGGCTGCTACCGTGACCCATCGCTATGAAAAGCAAAGCGGCTACATCACAGAAATAACCTTTGAGGCACCAGATAAGGGAAACAAAACAGGAGAAAAGAAAACCTCTGAGTGA
- a CDS encoding tail protein X, whose translation MKIPEKRVVVELEDMSLDLLCFQHAMAVLGDRSQVGLLNGYCEATLEANPEIAKYGPILPRGLTVILPEFIPQEKNRVVKRLWD comes from the coding sequence ATGAAGATACCAGAAAAGCGTGTTGTTGTAGAGCTGGAGGATATGAGTCTCGATCTCCTCTGCTTTCAACATGCCATGGCTGTGTTAGGGGACCGTTCTCAAGTTGGATTATTAAATGGCTATTGTGAAGCCACATTGGAAGCCAATCCAGAGATTGCCAAATATGGTCCAATTTTACCGCGAGGCTTAACGGTCATTCTGCCTGAATTTATCCCCCAAGAAAAGAACCGCGTGGTGAAACGGTTATGGGATTAA
- a CDS encoding phage tail protein, which produces MQDPLMMLGPHQFYVDWLNFQSFEEEFSASWVCLERFGKSPSLQFTGYGNDPKTIHGVWFPEEFGDRVAIDAITTTIKRAKPVQMLRWINDTTYSVLLHGPVVITSITKDHDFISRSGQSQRIRYSISLLPFFNGGKPQGQYQVGQTL; this is translated from the coding sequence ATGCAAGATCCTTTGATGATGTTAGGTCCACATCAATTTTATGTGGACTGGCTTAATTTCCAATCTTTTGAAGAGGAATTCTCTGCCTCATGGGTTTGCTTAGAGCGTTTTGGCAAGTCGCCTAGTTTGCAATTTACTGGCTATGGCAATGATCCCAAAACCATTCATGGCGTTTGGTTTCCAGAAGAATTTGGTGATCGTGTAGCCATTGATGCCATCACCACAACGATCAAGAGAGCAAAGCCGGTCCAGATGCTTCGTTGGATCAATGATACCACCTATAGTGTCCTTCTCCATGGACCCGTGGTGATCACCAGTATCACGAAAGACCACGACTTTATCAGTCGCTCCGGTCAATCCCAGCGTATCCGCTATTCCATCAGTCTCTTACCCTTTTTTAATGGCGGAAAACCGCAAGGACAATATCAGGTGGGGCAAACTTTATGA
- a CDS encoding phage tail tape measure protein, whose product MLSYFIKLGALSRGLTTSWRGLLASGRSLGLLTAGFGARFLKLLRPMTLLVGALRGIAVSGAAFASSFGLIGTVIEVVGASLSSVVGGLFTPVGAVIAAVVAIILAAGFALWKYWDRVSSFIKGFARGITRAFGQAFEAVMRFFGADTSTITRWKNIIAAAFDFSQNWQKFKQGLASVAQICESLWEGIKQSLSNFWQWLKRFFSQEKLTDSAKAGMEQAGEDLANWIVNGFMSSISQLTDFCKSLPHRIKGWIGSIDVRDYLPSFLGGKTPQPLVQFAVAGRANVPLTEAKDKERVPITHHQNVTVHVNGARDPIATGRAVSHAIQRARANALHGGTE is encoded by the coding sequence GTGCTATCATATTTTATCAAGCTTGGAGCGCTCAGTCGTGGTCTTACGACGAGTTGGCGCGGGCTCTTGGCTTCAGGGCGCTCACTGGGCTTGCTCACCGCAGGGTTTGGGGCACGTTTCCTCAAACTTTTGCGCCCCATGACCTTGTTGGTGGGTGCTTTGCGGGGGATTGCTGTCTCAGGGGCGGCATTTGCGAGCAGCTTTGGTTTGATAGGAACCGTGATCGAAGTGGTTGGGGCAAGCCTGTCCTCTGTTGTGGGGGGGCTTTTTACTCCGGTAGGGGCTGTGATTGCTGCTGTTGTGGCTATCATATTGGCTGCTGGTTTTGCTTTGTGGAAATATTGGGACCGTGTTTCTTCTTTTATAAAGGGCTTTGCACGGGGGATAACACGGGCTTTTGGCCAAGCCTTTGAAGCCGTCATGCGTTTTTTTGGGGCTGATACCAGCACCATCACCCGTTGGAAGAATATCATTGCTGCTGCTTTTGATTTCTCTCAAAATTGGCAAAAGTTTAAACAAGGTCTTGCCTCTGTTGCTCAAATTTGTGAAAGCTTGTGGGAGGGGATTAAACAAAGCCTTTCCAATTTTTGGCAATGGTTGAAGCGTTTTTTTTCTCAAGAAAAGCTCACGGATAGTGCCAAGGCTGGTATGGAACAAGCCGGGGAAGATTTAGCGAATTGGATTGTTAATGGTTTTATGTCGTCCATCTCACAATTGACAGATTTTTGTAAATCTTTACCTCACCGCATAAAGGGGTGGATTGGGTCGATTGATGTAAGAGATTATTTGCCAAGTTTTTTAGGAGGCAAAACGCCTCAGCCCCTTGTACAATTTGCGGTGGCTGGTCGTGCCAATGTGCCTCTCACAGAAGCAAAAGACAAAGAACGCGTCCCCATCACGCACCATCAAAATGTCACGGTGCATGTCAATGGCGCGCGTGATCCCATTGCCACTGGTCGTGCGGTTAGTCACGCCATTCAACGCGCACGCGCCAATGCGCTGCATGGAGGGACCGAATAA
- a CDS encoding autotransporter outer membrane beta-barrel domain-containing protein, translating to MTGGTVAGGTTLGTLRAENGGHIDVTDVIITSTFKGTFVTSIADMGTGIFAENEGSVIELHGTTIKDVSIGLDVHEGSTGKMTGGSITTSLIGAEYIESNSDENKLEDVVISGFKNNETPSSGVDVLKKSKLSLKNVTITQTYSGVDAFFNSQVTVSGGSVSASTLGVSAVSDSTITLKDNVIITQVDQGINAHDHSQVTVSGGLVSASTVGMYAESGSIITLKDKAEIISSNGGGLYATDPQTKITMTEGTVNAKEAALYTANGGHIDITNVSVTGKIGGLQLASVLSTSLNESNDPKNYQNAEINLTNTKIHVDNDTGILIATFSDNTIKNITNLSIGTANLINSEIHADVLLGNGTWGNQEFLEAINAKAIPNGSFTLNADHSILEGRANITKERNVRFNLKNGTQWFLKNSAQEKDADGNLLDIAQRSRSDVSVLNLNNSSVVFAEPIEDGYYHTLHIGSGKPDTRAVYNATGNAQISLNTWWSDGALITEQKTDRLLINGDVSGNTSIYVTRRSGGNNVKENTSASANVRGLSLIQVSGNAREDSFKLVNGYTTRNGAPNKYTLRAYGPNSSHGKANMAQNLLDEKNENFWDFRLQPEFLNSNPGSGTNPGSPPDPEQNVQAVVPQMANYLLMPNALFYTGLIDMAKQNALLANMRTSVSGKQQEKQNGFFLYTYGGTGTLSSESAPRKYGYSGAHLRYAALQGGVNFAALEGQNTTTHFGLIGTYGQLSFTPKNMKDASKSTVDKWSLTAYGSIQHDNGFYLDTLLSYGILKGDISNAIIGKTAKVKNAKMLNLSTTIGKKFATGIAGVTFEPQAQLAYQYLMFDTISDTDSFKVNMNKHHQWLIRVGGRLNKTIVTAENGRAVSFYGKINVIKTFGDDQAIYIDKAYQLDPMGSLLEGGLGISAQLSTNLSLHGDVSYQQKLQKTGISGESFSGGIRYQF from the coding sequence ATGACGGGGGGAACAGTAGCAGGTGGAACTACTCTAGGCACATTGCGTGCAGAAAACGGTGGCCATATTGATGTTACAGATGTTATTATAACATCAACTTTTAAAGGTACTTTTGTAACATCAATAGCGGATATGGGAACCGGTATTTTTGCAGAAAATGAAGGGAGCGTAATTGAATTGCATGGCACAACAATTAAAGATGTTTCAATCGGGCTTGATGTGCACGAGGGTAGCACGGGCAAGATGACCGGAGGCTCCATTACAACTTCGCTCATAGGAGCTGAATACATTGAGAGTAATAGTGATGAAAATAAACTGGAAGATGTGGTGATATCAGGTTTTAAAAATAATGAGACACCATCCTCCGGAGTCGATGTCCTAAAAAAAAGCAAACTCTCTTTGAAAAATGTGACAATTACTCAAACATATTCCGGTGTAGATGCTTTTTTTAATTCTCAAGTAACAGTATCAGGGGGATCAGTTTCTGCAAGTACCCTAGGAGTATCTGCTGTTTCTGACAGCACCATTACTTTAAAAGACAATGTAATAATTACTCAAGTAGATCAAGGCATAAATGCTCATGATCATTCTCAAGTAACAGTATCAGGGGGATTAGTTTCTGCAAGCACCGTAGGAATGTATGCTGAATCTGGCAGTATTATTACTTTAAAAGACAAAGCTGAAATTATCTCATCTAATGGTGGTGGATTATATGCAACCGATCCGCAAACTAAGATTACAATGACAGAAGGTACAGTAAATGCAAAAGAAGCTGCATTATATACTGCAAACGGGGGACACATTGATATTACAAACGTCTCTGTAACAGGGAAAATTGGTGGTTTGCAGCTCGCATCTGTTCTTTCTACTTCTTTAAATGAATCAAATGATCCAAAAAATTATCAAAACGCTGAGATCAATTTGACCAATACAAAGATCCATGTCGACAATGACACTGGAATTCTCATTGCAACTTTCAGTGATAATACCATTAAAAATATTACCAATCTGTCAATTGGTACAGCCAATCTCATAAATTCAGAAATCCATGCAGATGTTTTATTAGGCAACGGTACTTGGGGAAATCAAGAGTTTTTGGAAGCGATAAATGCAAAAGCAATACCCAACGGTAGCTTCACATTAAATGCAGATCATTCTATTTTAGAAGGCAGAGCAAACATCACAAAGGAGAGAAACGTACGTTTTAACCTCAAAAACGGTACACAATGGTTCTTAAAAAACAGCGCACAAGAAAAAGATGCTGATGGTAATCTTCTTGATATCGCTCAAAGATCACGCTCTGATGTTTCTGTGCTTAATCTCAACAACAGCTCTGTTGTTTTTGCAGAACCAATAGAAGATGGTTATTACCACACATTGCATATAGGTTCGGGAAAACCAGATACCAGAGCGGTCTATAATGCAACAGGAAATGCACAGATTTCTCTCAATACTTGGTGGAGTGATGGGGCACTAATCACTGAGCAAAAAACAGACCGGCTTCTGATCAATGGAGATGTATCAGGCAATACATCAATTTATGTCACAAGACGCTCAGGAGGGAATAATGTGAAAGAAAACACTTCCGCTTCTGCCAATGTGCGCGGTCTTTCACTCATTCAAGTTTCTGGAAATGCCCGTGAAGACTCCTTCAAATTAGTCAATGGCTATACCACAAGAAACGGTGCACCCAATAAATATACTCTCCGTGCCTATGGACCAAATTCAAGCCATGGCAAAGCCAATATGGCGCAAAATCTGTTGGATGAAAAAAATGAAAATTTCTGGGATTTTCGTTTACAACCTGAATTTCTTAATTCTAACCCCGGTTCTGGCACTAACCCCGGCTCTCCCCCTGATCCTGAACAAAATGTGCAAGCCGTCGTCCCTCAAATGGCAAACTATTTGCTCATGCCAAATGCCCTCTTCTATACGGGATTGATCGATATGGCAAAACAAAATGCGCTGTTAGCCAATATGAGAACATCTGTCTCGGGGAAACAACAAGAAAAACAAAACGGCTTCTTCTTATATACCTACGGAGGAACAGGAACATTATCCTCTGAAAGTGCTCCTCGTAAATATGGTTATAGCGGTGCTCATCTTCGCTATGCCGCTCTCCAAGGGGGTGTGAACTTTGCTGCCCTGGAAGGGCAAAATACCACAACACATTTCGGTCTTATAGGAACCTACGGGCAGCTTTCTTTCACGCCAAAGAATATGAAAGACGCAAGTAAAAGCACAGTGGATAAATGGTCACTTACAGCCTATGGTAGCATACAGCATGACAATGGTTTCTATCTTGATACCCTTTTATCCTATGGAATCCTAAAAGGAGATATCAGCAACGCCATCATTGGCAAAACCGCAAAAGTGAAAAATGCAAAAATGTTGAACCTCTCTACAACTATTGGCAAAAAATTTGCCACCGGGATTGCAGGTGTAACCTTTGAACCTCAAGCACAACTTGCCTATCAATATTTGATGTTTGATACCATTTCGGATACTGACAGCTTTAAAGTCAATATGAACAAACATCATCAATGGTTGATCCGTGTTGGAGGACGTTTGAACAAAACCATTGTCACTGCTGAAAACGGGCGAGCTGTTTCCTTCTATGGAAAAATAAATGTGATCAAAACGTTTGGTGATGATCAAGCAATATATATTGATAAAGCTTATCAACTTGATCCTATGGGCTCTTTGCTTGAAGGTGGGCTTGGTATCAGTGCACAATTGTCCACGAACCTCTCCCTTCATGGTGATGTAAGTTATCAACAAAAGCTGCAAAAAACGGGGATCTCTGGAGAAAGTTTTTCAGGCGGAATACGCTATCAGTTTTGA
- a CDS encoding ABC transporter ATP-binding protein, translating into MTNCENIIDVSNLSVTFGHRHKAVTVVKNVNFYIKRGEAYGLIGESGCGKSTILNTLVGLIPEYSGKFLFDGEEVAKKRDKSFLRRIQMVFQDPYASLHPRKMVHTVLSESLKIHGMDNQRERVEDALDSVGLNSSFLYRYPHELSGGQRQRIALARALIIEPEVLLLDEPTSALDVSVQAEILNLLKSLRERKKLTYLMVSHDLAVVAHICERVGIMHKGIILEELSNDELRNLHAQHDYTKEFFEASIEPIVHREQRA; encoded by the coding sequence ATGACAAATTGTGAGAATATTATTGATGTTTCTAATTTATCTGTCACGTTTGGGCACAGACATAAGGCTGTAACCGTTGTTAAAAATGTTAATTTTTATATTAAGCGTGGTGAAGCTTATGGTCTGATTGGTGAATCCGGATGTGGAAAATCAACTATTTTGAATACATTGGTGGGGCTTATTCCAGAGTATAGTGGAAAGTTTCTTTTTGATGGAGAAGAGGTTGCAAAAAAAAGGGACAAGAGTTTTCTGCGTCGTATTCAAATGGTGTTTCAAGATCCTTATGCTTCGCTGCATCCAAGAAAAATGGTCCATACGGTTCTTTCTGAATCGCTCAAAATCCATGGCATGGATAATCAAAGAGAGCGGGTGGAGGATGCTTTAGATTCCGTTGGCTTAAATTCTTCATTTCTTTATCGTTATCCTCATGAATTATCTGGAGGACAGCGTCAGCGTATTGCTCTTGCTCGTGCTTTAATTATCGAGCCAGAGGTTTTGTTGCTTGATGAGCCAACATCTGCATTGGATGTGTCGGTACAGGCTGAAATTTTAAACTTGTTGAAATCATTGCGCGAGAGAAAAAAGCTTACTTATTTGATGGTGTCCCATGATCTTGCTGTTGTTGCACATATTTGTGAACGCGTTGGTATTATGCATAAAGGGATTATTCTTGAAGAACTTAGCAATGATGAATTGCGTAATCTCCATGCACAACACGATTATACAAAAGAATTTTTTGAAGCCAGTATTGAGCCTATCGTTCATAGAGAGCAAAGAGCGTGA
- a CDS encoding ABC transporter ATP-binding protein → MGNKLLEVEDLRISFPTTRGIAEVVRGVSFSVGKEKIGIVGESGSGKSMTGRAILKLSPKSAIVKAKKMRFEDVDLLRASEPQMRKIRGKRISMILQDPKYSLNPLIRIGEQIMEAYRIHYRVSKAEARERTISMLESVHIRDPEHVMRLFPHEISGGMGQRVMIAMMLIPKPDLIIADEPTSALDITVRRQVLSVLDELVTKSGTGLIFISHDLNMIADFCDRILVMYAGRVLEELPASDLSHACHPYTKALLASLPRLDNPVDVLAVPERDPDWLYNPTIVNGVEEVHHDKL, encoded by the coding sequence ATGGGTAATAAATTATTAGAAGTAGAAGATTTACGTATTTCTTTTCCCACAACGCGCGGCATTGCAGAAGTTGTGCGCGGTGTTAGCTTTTCTGTCGGAAAAGAAAAAATTGGCATTGTTGGTGAATCCGGATCTGGCAAATCGATGACTGGACGCGCAATACTAAAGCTGAGTCCAAAATCAGCTATTGTTAAAGCTAAAAAAATGCGCTTTGAGGATGTCGATTTATTGCGTGCCAGTGAACCTCAGATGCGAAAAATCCGCGGTAAGCGTATTTCAATGATTTTACAGGATCCCAAATATTCACTTAATCCACTCATACGGATTGGGGAACAAATTATGGAGGCTTACCGTATTCATTACCGTGTTTCAAAAGCTGAAGCGCGGGAGCGAACCATATCTATGTTAGAATCTGTTCATATTCGTGATCCTGAACATGTGATGCGTCTCTTTCCTCATGAAATATCTGGGGGGATGGGGCAACGCGTGATGATTGCAATGATGCTCATTCCAAAACCTGATTTAATTATTGCCGATGAACCAACATCTGCGCTTGATATTACGGTCAGACGACAAGTTTTGTCCGTATTAGATGAACTTGTGACAAAATCTGGAACGGGGCTTATTTTCATTAGTCATGATTTGAATATGATTGCTGATTTTTGTGATCGTATTTTAGTGATGTATGCGGGTCGTGTGCTAGAAGAGTTGCCTGCTTCTGATTTGTCTCACGCTTGTCACCCTTATACGAAGGCTTTGCTCGCCAGTTTGCCACGGCTTGATAATCCTGTTGATGTTTTGGCTGTTCCTGAGCGCGATCCTGATTGGTTGTATAATCCTACGATTGTTAATGGTGTTGAGGAGGTTCATCATGACAAATTGTGA
- a CDS encoding ABC transporter permease, whose translation MTVSNHHKSQSSSSLSSWLNDPVPRSIIQANIQRIYHALVKFFHNFSAVFGLFIICIIIICALFAPWIATHDFLSNDLGHRLQPPSMAHYFGTDELGRDIFSRLVFGSRITLYVVFLTTIIVGPIGLIVGTVSGYVGGWVDTVLMRIVDIFLAFPALILALAFSAALGPGIENASIAISIAAWPPIARLARAETLTIRSSDYVSVVRLQGASAWRIILFHVAPMCIPSVIVRLTLDMSGIILTAAGLGFLGLGAQLPSPEWGAMLSSGREFMMTNWWLAAIPGCAILFASLAFNLLGDGLRDVLDPRNG comes from the coding sequence ATGACAGTTAGTAATCATCACAAATCGCAATCATCATCTTCTTTGAGCTCTTGGTTAAACGATCCTGTTCCACGGTCCATAATACAAGCAAACATACAAAGAATTTATCACGCACTGGTGAAGTTTTTTCATAACTTTTCAGCTGTCTTTGGTCTGTTTATTATTTGTATTATTATCATATGCGCACTTTTTGCTCCTTGGATTGCGACGCACGATTTTTTGAGCAATGATCTGGGGCATCGGTTGCAGCCCCCCTCTATGGCGCATTATTTTGGGACAGATGAATTAGGACGTGACATTTTTAGTCGTCTTGTTTTTGGTTCTCGTATTACTCTTTATGTTGTTTTTCTCACAACCATTATTGTCGGACCAATAGGGCTTATTGTTGGGACTGTCTCTGGTTATGTGGGTGGATGGGTTGATACTGTGCTCATGCGTATTGTTGATATTTTTCTCGCTTTTCCAGCGTTGATTTTAGCTCTTGCTTTTTCAGCTGCATTAGGACCAGGGATTGAAAATGCTTCTATTGCTATTTCAATTGCAGCGTGGCCACCAATCGCACGTTTAGCGCGCGCTGAGACTTTGACAATACGTTCTTCTGATTATGTTTCTGTGGTTCGCTTGCAGGGGGCTTCTGCTTGGCGGATAATTTTGTTTCATGTTGCGCCTATGTGTATTCCTTCAGTGATTGTGCGATTAACTTTAGATATGTCTGGAATTATTTTAACGGCTGCAGGCCTTGGATTTTTAGGGTTGGGAGCACAACTTCCAAGTCCTGAATGGGGAGCGATGCTTTCTTCAGGGCGGGAATTTATGATGACAAATTGGTGGTTGGCAGCAATACCAGGCTGTGCAATATTATTTGCAAGCCTTGCTTTCAATCTTTTAGGTGATGGTCTTCGTGATGTATTGGATCCACGCAATGGGTAA
- a CDS encoding ABC transporter permease has protein sequence MVLSLSETERAVSEKQKKLFLWDFLSKGLKLLISVFITLLGLVTITFFLGHLLPLDPVLSILGDNISQEAYDAMYYKLGLDKPLIVQYWKYLHNVFLFDFGDALTSGRPVLADIMRVFPATLELATVAIVIGTTLGIPFGVFAAMYRDSFIDYIVRVFTLLSYSTPTFWLGLMALLIFYAKLGWVGGPGRLDFLYEYSFEPKTGFFLWDTASQGQWEAFGNVFSHIIMPALILAFGAMAYISRMTRGFMIEQLNQEYIITARVKGLSWARTVWGHAFRNAAVQVITVVALSYAFLLEGAVLTETVFAWPGFGHYLTNALLAGDMNAVVGCTLLVGFIFVAINLFSDLLYRIFDPRTR, from the coding sequence ATGGTTTTGTCACTTTCAGAGACTGAAAGAGCTGTATCAGAAAAGCAGAAAAAATTATTTTTATGGGATTTTTTGTCCAAGGGATTAAAACTTCTTATTTCAGTTTTTATCACACTGCTTGGATTGGTGACGATTACTTTTTTTCTTGGTCATCTTCTTCCTCTCGATCCTGTTCTCTCTATTCTTGGTGATAATATCAGTCAGGAAGCTTATGATGCCATGTACTATAAGCTGGGTCTTGATAAGCCGTTGATTGTTCAATATTGGAAGTATCTCCATAATGTATTTTTATTCGACTTTGGAGATGCTTTAACGTCTGGACGTCCTGTTTTAGCTGATATTATGCGCGTATTCCCTGCTACATTAGAGCTTGCAACTGTTGCTATTGTTATTGGCACAACTCTTGGAATTCCCTTTGGTGTTTTTGCAGCAATGTATCGCGATTCATTTATTGATTATATTGTCCGTGTTTTTACACTCTTGAGTTATTCTACCCCGACATTTTGGCTTGGGCTTATGGCGTTGTTAATATTTTATGCCAAGCTTGGCTGGGTTGGAGGTCCAGGACGCCTCGATTTTCTTTATGAATATTCTTTTGAACCCAAAACAGGATTTTTTCTTTGGGATACCGCGAGCCAAGGACAATGGGAGGCTTTTGGGAATGTCTTTAGTCACATTATTATGCCTGCTTTGATCTTAGCTTTTGGTGCTATGGCTTATATTAGTCGTATGACTCGGGGGTTTATGATTGAGCAGCTTAATCAAGAATATATTATTACTGCTCGTGTAAAGGGATTATCGTGGGCACGAACCGTTTGGGGGCATGCCTTTCGGAATGCTGCGGTTCAAGTTATTACCGTTGTTGCACTTTCTTATGCTTTTTTATTAGAAGGGGCTGTTTTGACGGAGACAGTTTTTGCTTGGCCTGGTTTCGGACATTATTTGACAAATGCTCTCCTTGCTGGAGACATGAATGCAGTTGTCGGATGTACTTTACTTGTAGGATTTATCTTTGTTGCCATTAATTTATTTTCTGATTTGCTTTATCGCATTTTTGATCCAAGGACACGTTGA